GGCGGCCCCGGGCGACCAGTATTTCCACATGGACGGCCCGCAGGTCTTCACCCGTGCCGTCCGGTACATGACCGGGTCCGTGCGCAAGGTCCTGGACGCCGCCGCGCTGGCCCCCGAGGATCTCGCCCACCTGGTCCCGCACCAGGCGAACGTCAGGATCCTCGACACCTGCGCCCGGGAACTCGGGCTGCCCGCCGAGCGCGTCGTGAAGAACATCGACCGGGTCGGCAACACCGTGGCCGCCTCCATCCCGCTCGCGCTCGCCGCGGGTGCGGCCGACGGGCGGCTGCGGGCGGGCGATCCGGTGGTCCTCACCGGCTTCGGCGGCGGCCTGACCTGGGGCTCGGCACTGCTCACCTGGCCCGGCGGCCTCACCGTGATCGACGGCTGACCACACCCTCCCCACAGACCACGGAGAAGAGAGTCATGAACACCATCGACCAGAACCTGAGGGCGCTGCTCGACGAGCGGTTCCCCCAGTCCACCGACCGCCTCTTCGAGGGCGCGTCGTTCAAAGACGCCGGCATGGACTCGATGGGGGTCGTCGAGTTCATCGTGGCCCTGGAGCGGCAGTTCGGCACCCCGACGCTGAACGGCAACGAACTCGGCGCCGA
This sequence is a window from Streptomyces rubradiris. Protein-coding genes within it:
- a CDS encoding acyl carrier protein; translation: MNTIDQNLRALLDERFPQSTDRLFEGASFKDAGMDSMGVVEFIVALERQFGTPTLNGNELGADSTLQDARDLLTSVGVG